One part of the Capra hircus breed San Clemente chromosome 4, ASM170441v1, whole genome shotgun sequence genome encodes these proteins:
- the WNT16 gene encoding protein Wnt-16, with protein MDRAALLGLSRLCALWAAVLALFPCGAQGNWMWLGIASFGVPEKLGCANLPLNSRQKELCKRKPYLLPSIREGARLGIQECRSQFRHERWNCLVAAASPPGTSPLFGYELNSGTKETAFIYAVMAAGLVHSVTRSCSAGNMTECSCDTTLQNGGSASEGWHWGGCSDDVQYGMSFSRKFLDFPIRNTTAKESKVLLAMNLHNNEAGRQAVAKLMSLDCRCHGVSGSCAVKTCWKTMSSFEKIGHLLKDKYENSVQISDKIKRKMHRREKDQRKIPIRKDDLLYVNKSPNYCVEDKKLGIPGTQGRECNRTSEGADGCNLLCCGRGYNTHVVRHVERCECKFIWCCYVRCRRCESMTDVHTCK; from the exons atggacagagcagcgcTCCTGGGACTGTCCCGCCTGTGCGCGCTGTGGGCAGCCGTGCTCGCGCTGTTCCCCTGCGGAGCCCAAGGAAACTGGAT GTGGTTGGGCATCGCCTCCTTTGGGGTTCCGGAGAAGCTGGGCTGTGCCAACTTGCCTCTGAACAGCCGCCAGAAGGAGCTATGCAAGAGGAAACCGTACCTGCTGCCGAGCATTCGCGAGGGCGCCCGGCTGGGCATTCAGGAGTGCAGAAGCCAGTTCAGGCACGAGAGATGGAACTGCCTGGTGGCCGCCGCCTCCCCACCGGGCACCAGCCCTCTCTTTGGCTACGAGCTGAACAGCG GCACCAAGGAAACAGCATTTATTTATGCTGTGATGGCTGCAGGCCTGGTGCATTCTGTGACCAGGTCATGCAGCGCAGGCAACATGACCGAGTGTTCCTGTGACACCACCTTGCAGAACGGCGGCTCAGCGAGTGAAGGCTGGCATTGGGGGGGATGCTCCGATGATGTCCAGTACGGCATGTCGTTCAGCAGAAAGTTCCTAGATTTCCCCATCAGAAACACCACGGCAAAGGAAAGCAAAGTACTGTTAGCAATGAACCTACATAACAATGAAGCTGGAAGGCAG GCTGTCGCCAAGTTGATGTCCTTAGACTGCCGTTGTCACGGAGTTTCCGGCTCCTGCGCTGTGAAAACATGCTGGAAAACCATGTCTTCTTTTGAAAAGATTGGCCATCTGTTGAAAGATAAATATGAAAACAGTGTCCAAATCTCAgacaaaataaagaggaaaatgcaTAGGAGAGAAAAAGATCAGAGGAAAATACCAATCCGCAAGGATGATCTGCTCTACGTCAATAAGTCTCCCAATTACTGTGTTGAGGATAAGAAACTTGGGATCCCAGGGACTCAAGGCAGAGAGTGTAACCGCACGTCGGAGGGCGCAGATGGCTGCAACCTCCTCTGCTGTGGCCGAGGCTACAACACCCATGTGGTCAGGCATGTGGAGAGATGTGAATGCAAATTTATCTGGTGCTGTTATGTCCGCTGCAGGAGGTGTGAAAGCATGACTGATGTCCACACTTGCAAGTAA